A segment of the Bdellovibrio sp. ArHS genome:
AGACTTCAAGTCCCGACTTTTTGGGCATTTTTTCATCCGACAAGACAGCGTCGAACTGCTGCGTTTTTAAAAGATCGATTCCTTCAAGACCGTTGGCGGCCTGAGTGATTTGCTCTGCGGACTCCTCCAACAGGGCCATTAGAACTTCCCGTAATTCCGACTCATCATCAATGATGAGAAGACGACCTTTTTTTTCAGTAGTATCAAGAATAGCCATACGGATATTATGGCAAAGGTCACGAAGGTCGTCACCGACAAGCGTCGGCTCGACCGTCAATTTATCGTGTGCTGATAAATAAAAAAATGTTTTCTTCTGTTAAGAAGTTTTTATTTAGCCTTCGAAGAACCTGTGATTTTGTACTCGCCCGCTTTAGAAATAGCAGCTTGGATTTGATCTTGAGAAATATTGATTCCCGTTTTTGACGAAATCACAACTTTCCCGACGGA
Coding sequences within it:
- a CDS encoding response regulator, which produces MAILDTTEKKGRLLIIDDESELREVLMALLEESAEQITQAANGLEGIDLLKTQQFDAVLSDEKMPKKSGLEVLKWMRENNVNIPFIIHTGYGQKDMVIEAQRLGVYAFIDKPWNERALIRTVEEALRSGMEQQK